In a single window of the Elaeis guineensis isolate ETL-2024a chromosome 6, EG11, whole genome shotgun sequence genome:
- the LOC140858394 gene encoding uncharacterized protein, translating to MEKEIVILSRVVANHLFLGQFEALRASLLSLRKRNPELALAILRAVVSQGGRIDGVLWSSTCSSPSQLAWLSTLELIKFHQSASTWRFDPEILGVKVEFLLLIQLLSSKVSEILKNRSQDPDVDEKGETTDVNKDPVQILNKILGFGVWRLKGDAERDVEVLHEGSSVSEDELRGLWRIFLDNAEVLDALCVNIQRQARPSQPCESELAISIRTEAMGSLSSTVEELEVLGRIQQSVQMAHLDALTEAADRDDWDGAFSHLRFLHQDFGVEEIEYKLFL from the exons ATGGAGAAGGAGATCGTCATTCTCTCTCGAGTTGTCGCGAATCACCTCTTCCTTGGCCAGTTCGAAGCGCTCCGCGCGTCGCTCCTCAGCCTCCGGAAGCGGAATCCGGAGCTTGCCCTAGCAATTCTCCGGGCCGTCGTCTCGCAAGGTGGAAGGATCGACGGTGTCCTTTGGTCGAGCACCTGTAGTTCTCCTTCGCAACTCGCATGGCTTTCCACCCTAGAGCTGATCAAATTCCACCAGTCGGCCTCGACATGGAGATTCGATCCCGAGATTCTTGGCGTCAAGGTTGAGTTCCTTCTCTTGATCCAACTCCTCTCATCTAAAGTCTCAGAAATCTTGAAGAACCGATCTCAGGATCCGGATGTTGACGAGAAAGGGGAAACCACTGATGTAAATAAAGACCCCGTACAGATATTGAACAAGATATTAGGTTTTGGTGTTTGGAGATTGAAGGGCGATGCAGAGCGTGATGTCGAGGTTCTTCATGAGGGTTCTTCGGTGTCCGAGGATGAATTGAGGGGTCTGTGGAGGATTTTTCTCGATAACGCAGAGGTTCTTGATGCGCTGTGTGTGAACATTCAGAGGCAAGCCCGCCCATCCCAACCCTGTGAATCAGAATTGGCGATCAGTATCAGAACTGAAGCCATGGGGAGCTTAAGTTCGACTGTTGAGGAGTTGGAGGTTCTTGGTCGGATACAGCAGAGTGTTCAGATGGCACATTTGGATGCTCTGACGGAAGCCGCAGACAGAGATGATTGGGACGGAGCCTTTTCTCACCTCCGGTTTCTTCATCAAGATTTTGGAGTTGAGGAGATCGAGTATAA GCTTTTCTTGTAG